The window ATCGCGGCCACGTCGTGGACGCGCACGATGTCGGCCCCACGGGCGATGCCTATTGCCACCGTCGCCGCCGTGCCTTCCAGCCGCTGCTCGGGCGGCAGGTCAAGCGTGAAGCCGATGAACGACTTGCGTGACGGCCCGATCAATAGCGGAAAGCCCAACGCTTTAAGCTCGCCCAGCCGGTCGAGCAATTCCAGGTTTTGGGCTACGGTCTTGCCGAAACCGATACCGGGATCGAGAATGATCTGCTCCGGCCGGACGCCGGCCGCGAACGCCAGCTCAACCTGTTCGCTCAACTCGGCCTTCACGTCGTCCAGCAAGTCATCATAATGGACGCCGACGTAGCGCCCGCCCAGGCGTTGTTCCTGGGCCACGTCCTTGGGCTGGCTGCGGTTGTGCATGATGACCACCGGGCAGCCGCGCTCGGCCACCAGCCCGGCCATCCGCGCATCCATGCGCAGGCCCCATACGTCATTGATCCAATCCGCGCCCGCATCCAGCGCCGCCTCGGCCACATCGGCCCGGTAGGTATCGACGGAGATGAGCGCGTCCGGTGCGGCGGCCCTCATCGCGCGAATGGCGGGCAACACCCGCGCTTTTTCCTCGTCGGCCGTCACCGGAACGCTGCCCGGCCGGGTGCTCTCGCCGCCGATGTCGACAATGTCGGCCCCATCGGCCAGGAAGGCTACGGCCTGGGCTGTCGCCTGTCGCTCGAACGCGGCCGCCAGGGCCAGACCATCGCCGGAAAAGCTATCCGGCGTGACGTTTACGATGCCCATCACGTAGGTGCGACGGCCCCATTCAAGCATAGCGGCGTGTATTCCTGGTATGGTACGGTTCAATCGCCGCGCTAGACGGCTTCGAGATGGCCGGTCGGAAACGGCATCTCCACCATCCGCTCCACACTGGACAGATCCACCTGCTCCAGCATTTCCTGAACACTCAGGCCGGTTTGCGGGTGGCGAAAGTCGGG is drawn from Candidatus Promineifilum breve and contains these coding sequences:
- the folP gene encoding dihydropteroate synthase; this translates as MLEWGRRTYVMGIVNVTPDSFSGDGLALAAAFERQATAQAVAFLADGADIVDIGGESTRPGSVPVTADEEKARVLPAIRAMRAAAPDALISVDTYRADVAEAALDAGADWINDVWGLRMDARMAGLVAERGCPVVIMHNRSQPKDVAQEQRLGGRYVGVHYDDLLDDVKAELSEQVELAFAAGVRPEQIILDPGIGFGKTVAQNLELLDRLGELKALGFPLLIGPSRKSFIGFTLDLPPEQRLEGTAATVAIGIARGADIVRVHDVAAMARIARMTDAIVRRV